A single window of Culicoides brevitarsis isolate CSIRO-B50_1 chromosome 3, AGI_CSIRO_Cbre_v1, whole genome shotgun sequence DNA harbors:
- the LOC134834374 gene encoding mpv17-like protein 2 yields MFKTSFNLKSIKNKAEMFRNVVNRLKKFSTLAFSDKYLLLTNVGISISLSGVGDMIEQQYEIMQREIDKWDKRRTMNMSISGMTVGVFCHHWYLFLDKHVPGRSFKLVTKKVLLDQICASPIVILLFFATLGVLKKSTKDEVLMEVKDKAMTLYMAEWIVWPTAQVVNFTILPTKYRVLYDNTISLGYDIYTSGVINAPCKDETIHMPRPPSIVTRVRSFLKSDKNQVQINNSGSSHIAHCSNIASETSSR; encoded by the exons tgtTCAAAACATCATTTAACcttaaatccattaaaaataaagctgAAATGTTCCGCAATGTCGTGAATCgcctcaagaaattttcaacattggCCTTTTCCGACAAATATCTGCTGCTAACCAATGTTGGAATTTCCATTTCCTTAAGTGGCGTTGGAGACATGATAGAA CAACAATACGAAATAATGCAACGCGAAATCGACAAGTGGGATAAACGAAG aacgATGAATATGTCGATTTCGGGCATGACAGTTGGCGTCTTTTGTCATCAttggtatttatttttggacaaaCATGTGCCGGGCAGGAGCTTTAAATTAGTGACGAAGAAGGTTTTGTTGGATCAAATTTGCGCGAGTCCCATTGtgatacttttatttttcgctaCGCTGGGCGTACTGAAGAAATCGACAAAGGACGAGGTGCTGATGGAGGTGAAAGATAAGGCGATGACACTTTATATGGCGGAATGGATTGTTTGGCCAACAGCACAAGTCgttaattttacgattttaccCACAAAATAtcga gtCCTTTATGACAACACAATTTCCTTAGGTTACGACATTTACACGTCAGGTGTGATAAACGCTCCCTGCAAAGACGAGACAATTCACATGCCACGACCTCCATCGATCGTCACTCGGGTCAGATCTTTCCTAAAATCCGACAAAAATCAAGTACAAATTAACAACTCAGGATCTTCACATATCGCACATTGCTCGAATATCGCCTCAGAAACGAGCTCAAGGtga